ccggcCGGAGCTGAGTTGTCGTTGGTGCGTGTTGATGTCCTTATTCATCCCGCTGTTTgtgtctctctttttttccctttttgttGCCTGGTTATGATCTCGTAGGAACATAACTTTGTGTTTTTCTACTATATCAATAGAAATGTACTCGTCGAGTGGtgttgttcaaaaaaaaaagttatcaGTGCCATCTTCTCCGTGTAGTATCTCGCGTTCGTACACTTGTTTGGTCATTTCTCGTGCCAAGTTATCTTTGCACCTTTCGGTTTCATGCGGTGCTCGCATGGTCCTGACTAGTAcgatgcttctttgttttctccccACCACCCGGTGGGGCAGCGAAGCTATCGGCTTAGATGCACACAATGAGTGTTTTGAAATGATGCACCTACCAATCAGTCAACCAACACAAACCGAACCCCAAAAGATGCTACAAGCGGTGAGCCTAGCCGCAATCCCTGAGATCTTTTAAAAACAGCTCAAGACACAGGTGGACAAGAAAATTATGGTTGAAAAAAATGCACAAATTAACACAGATAAGTTGTGAAAAGATATATAGTCTAGTGGTTATAAAAACATTAGTAGCAGCTCCGGTGCTAGGTTCtactccccgtgggagcgaatattctagATTTAGTGGTAGATGACGTTCCCGCCGACAGCGAGACGTTGAtaacttcgtcaatctcgaggatttgttggctcagtcttcgaagataaCGGGGTAAGAGTTTGAGTATGTGTGTTTGTAGAAGTGAGTGCGCGTGCGTTGTGAGAGTATCTATAAGTTATAGTAATCTTAAAGAAAAAAACTCACTAGTGTGCCGTATCTTAGGCATTAGAATGTATCGTTCAGAATAAAAGTAGATATTTCACTAAGACTAACATCTTGAGCTAGGAAACAAACAGCAGAGTTGTTGTGATAAGACATATATTTCAGGAAGGTCATATTGTCTCAAGTACGATtccatgaaagaaaaaaaaggatcacGGCGTCATGTCATTTGTCGCAATTAATCAAACATTAGCACAACTCACCGTCGTACACCCATTTTCTTATCCTCCAAAAGGAGATCTCGAGTCTCGACTCGACTCGACCGTGATGAGGCTGCTGATAGGCGTTAGCAACGAGGACCGCGTAGCAGGACGTGCTGCTTTTGGCTTACGCTGTGACGGTGGACACGGGTAGTGTGGCGTTCAGTGCTGATGTGACCGGTTGTTGGGTTGGATCCTGTGCTCCTCTGGCTATTCCAatttattatcttattatttggccaataaACAGGCTCTCCATGTTCACTCTCAAggtatagaaattctcacgttaatcggagaaaaatagaaaaataaaaattatccaccactgccattacaataaaaattagcctaaaatactcctgtgactaattaaaaatcacccaccaataccattatgaaaaattaaatataaaatatcatttagctatgtatccgTTACAAATATaaactattaataaaaactaaagctaaaatAATCAATCAAAATggaatgaaaataagaataattatctgcataatattattaaagctcaacaaattaaattattatcataggtagatcatagtttaattattttaattaacaataagatataatttacgataatgaataggATGATGTAcggtaaaaaatagtataatttttaaaTGAAGATATAATGAtatataaatttttaaattttcaatattAGTCGCGTAAATGCGCAGACTCTACGCCTGATTATTATAACAAACCAAACCACACCGATCGCGGGTAGCCGGGAGAAAACATCACATCAGGGCTCTACTACCGCCCATGCTTATCGAGATCTTCTGGCAACGGGCATCCTTGCTCGTGACTCGCAAGAATTCAGAATTCTTGCCTTGGCATGCATGCTTTGCAGGAATAGGATGTGGTGGACCCAGGAATCACCGACGAATCTGCACCTTATGGGAATAAGAAATCTCCTAGTCCAATAATCATCAGTGTCATCTGGAGCTACCTTGcttgaggctgtgtttagttctgttttccaaaaattttggaaacagAATCTTGGCAtttagaagtactaaatgaaatctatttataaaaatttttacACGGGTGGGTTATAAatctcgagacgaatctaacgagcctaattaattcatcattagagattatttactgtagcacgacgtTATCCAATCATgacctaattaggcttaaaagattcgtctcgaaattacaccgggggttatggaatgagttttgtcagttatccacccTTAAGatttctaattagtggtcaaacattcAAAATTACTGTAGCGTTGGAAATTTTAAAGGGGACTAAACTAATCCCTAAGAAACATACATGTGGCACGTAAAGAACGAAGTAGGCTCACGCGGGCCAGAGTGACCACAGAGCAGACGCGGGCGGGCACGAGGGAAATGCCCACCGCACGCGCATGCAATAATCGGGCACGCCGAAAGCGACCGCGGGGGCATCTATCATAGCATATGCTATTGCAATTTTTTCTTTCACAACTAGCAAGGTGCCCCGCGCAATTTGCGCGGGTATCTAGTTTTTTCTCTAaacttttagatttttttacatTAGAAAAGTTGAATGCAAATAGTTTTGTTTAGTTGTATCCTTGTGATTGTCTTGTTCTAATGATCATGGTCATTAGAATTTTGTGGTAcatctttattttttattatattttgtGGTGTGTTTTTGGATTATAATTTAGAAAAATGAATGTTTTATATAGAAACACATCTTTTGGGTATTTACTGGAGTAactaaatatttatatattttattttgacaTCAATATTACTTTTAAAAAATACTTGTGATGTACGATTTTTCTTGAATGTTCTAGTTATGGtgcatgataaataaattactCCAAAATTTGTAAAAGAAGATTTAGGTAAGTGGTTTAATCTAGATACCAATAAAAGTATAATATATTTTCTTTTCATTATCCTCCAATCACCCGTTGATATAGCCTCGTAATGCATGCTCTCATATTATCTTAGGTATACTTATCTTCATAATAATTCCAAGAACCTTTGCCCGCTATACTATGGTAACCGAAGATGCATCACTGATTGTGCACGCTATTACTTTTGAACACTACATTTGGCTTGCTATCAACGGGTGTGCATCTCAAACATCAATTTTCAAGTTGCTTTGTTCTACATCTCGCATCATCGCTCCATAATGGTTGTATCATCTATCGTGCCTTCTTctcttataaatatttttagctcTCGGTCATCATCAAATGACAATATTACGTAGCAAAACACCACTATCTCAGTTTTTCTTCGTGTCGCTATTGATGATCGTCATGCTTTGGTAATAGAGACAATGCAATCCATGTTAGAGCAATCATCAACTTGGTGATAGGGCTAATATTATGTCGTGGCTATGATATGAATGCACCACCATGCAGTCATCGCTATGCTTCTAATTTTGTTAGGCTAGTTATCTATGTGTTTTTCATGTTTAGAGACTCTCATccgctcatcattctccatATCAAAATCACTTCTTAGCAATTTTTCTATCTTCCAATTATGTAGAATATGCTACTATTCGGCTAAGGTTCTTCGTGGCTAACTcatcaattttttctttttttagttaATATGGTGTCTTGGCGAATGtgatggcttcttttaacactttgTTTAAAATTCATATACAAATTAACTACTAAGTTTATTCATTGAAATTCtaaatttagctatttattaattaattgAACATGAAATGTTTGAGAACTTGTAGTCCTGTATATAATTTAAATTTAGGATTTATTATTTGCATTTGACCTAAACTATTTATTTAGTGATTCTTAATCATATACAAACTAACTGCTAGTAGTAACTCTTTTATATCAAGTGCTAATGCTAATAattctaattttattatttttaaaattatgactttatatatttaataattGTATCCAACATGAACTCTTTGATTAATTCCTAATTTCCTTATATTTTTCAAATTCCGAATTTATAGCcgcgggtagctagttttttattaaattatttttatatttttacctTAACAGAAAAGATGTATTTGCTATTTTATTTACCTATCTTTCTCCCTCGTTTAATATTACATGTACCTTTCTATGTATAGAAGTTTATATCAATCATTTATTTCTATACCACGTTTGCATATTTTAATACTTTAATATGCAAAATATCAATTTGAGAATCATATTTAATATTGGGTCATGTTGAATAGATGTTTGACCTCGATTTGTACCTTgcaatattttattattttttagcaAAAAGATATCAAACCTAGTTGTTAGAATACCTAAGTAGCTTCTAGTAGACTTAAGTCTAGCTTATTGTGGAAGCAAATTAAAAATAATCATGgataaaatatttataaaaaggTTGGGCCTCTTTGCTGGCTTCGGTCAaaacatattattttttattcatttTCACTTGTCCATACAAAACTTATATACATGCTATATtactatatatctatatattagTTTTTATTCAGTGAAACCTATTGGTATTTACCCCATTTatgtagatttttttatttatttttagcccATCTGACTGATTGCATAATTGGTCAACTTCATACTTTTGTCATCTCGGCGATGTATAGTTCCAGACATGTCTTCGCtgttgtttctaactcttttTCTTTTGACTTCCATTTCCTTGAGATATTTCGATTGATTTCTCCATCTTCCGTTTTTTTCTCTACACATTTGAAATCAATTAGTGTATTTCACGTCCGATGCACCTAACGGAGTAGTTTTCTGTTTAGTTCGACTCACTTGCTGAGTTTAGATTGTCTCTCTTGTTGTTTTTTTCTAAGCGAAGAGGAGAAACAACACCAACTGGATTAAATTATTTTGTTGTAGGCTATCAACTTAGGGCTAGTTTGGCAGGACTTCGGCTATGGCTGAAACGACTCCGGTTGTAGCTCCGTTGATGGAGCAACTTCTCTAATGGAGATGGAGCTTAGAAAATATTTGGTAAAACTACTtctattttttcatgaatacatggaagatgttaaATATGCAAAGTGCTCCTAGCTTATGATTcgttacaaataaattttattattcTCCTACAATTTATAATATaatttaataataatataattttatatGAAGTAACATAGTAGTAATATAATAATAGAATAAGCCAAAAAAttatcttttcttctttttcccctcACTTTTGTCATTTTTCCTAcctttcttttctcttctctctttttctagttTTTTATTCGATCTACTTTGCTCCTTCTTTATCCTTTCCCCACACAAGTTATGTACAGATTATGGaatattaatattttaaaaCATGGTATAAGTCAATACACTAATGGAAATATAGATTCTTATGCGAACTTTGTATTTGCTACGGGCTCTGTTTTGGTAATACGGACTTTGAGTAATTTAGAATATTGCATCTTCATTGAATTCAACATGAACTTTTCTAGTTAGTTTAGACCACGTTGTGTCTCCTTTAACACTATTACATTTGATAATagataaataattaattattataCTTAGAAAGGTTAATTTTTTCTTCATGTTAATGGAAATTAACGCTTtgcctacgcatcaagaatatCACACGTGTGTATGGTTCAGCGTGGCGCATGAAGGATATCGTGCTTTCGTCTTATTATAGATACGGGCTCAACCACATTGGTGCCTTGCTATTCGTAATGCGCGCTGCGAGCTTCTTGCTATTTGAATAGTTCAACATATAGTTTTGCACACTCCACCGCATCAGAGGACAAACCCGCTGAATGTCTAAGTTGAAACAATTTAATATGGTGCAGATCGATATATGTAGGGCGAATATTTGAACCACAATTTCATAGGCCCCAGTACTGGCATATGCAAGTCCTGCCACTTATTTTTGTCGAATTGCTAGTCAGGCTGATCAGTTTCTGCACGCATAGCAAATAAAACAAATTAGGTTGTGTTTAGATGCTGAAAAAATTTAGACGAAATTCATTGTATCAATTTTCAACCGAAAGTAGAAGGactaaacatgatctaattataaaattaattacacagatggacgggaaatcgtgagacaaatctattaagcctaattaatccatcattagaggttgtttactgtagcacaatattATCTAATCATAGtccaattagacttaaaagattcatctcacaaTTACACTCggggttatggaatgagttttatTAGTTATacacatttaatacttctaattagtggtcaaaaattCGAAATTACTGCAGGTCCTAATTTTTTTGGAATCTAAACATAGCCTTAGGATGGAAGCTGCAGCACTCAAATCGAGCTCCTCATCCGCGGGATCGAGTTGTTTCCTGCCTAACGAAGTTCTCATGACTCAATTTAATTACTTCTTGTCCAAATTGATTTTTCTTATTTGCGGATTGCGGCCTAGCCAACCGTCCAACCCTATCGAGATCTTGTCCTTTATTGGATTGAACTTCTTTTCATCAATAATTATGTTGCTAATTCTTGGATTTATTAGCTTGCATCTATCTAGACCGGGTGTCTCATTATCTAAAATTGAGCTTACATCTATTTAATAATGTGAGTGACGTAGAGGACAGGATGCATGGGGTGCTGTACGTGTGTGATTAAGGAAGAGAAACATAGAATCCATATCCATGTTATCGTATTCGGCATGAACTATTTGGTCATGtcctaatttttttaaatcCGAAAATAGCTATTTTTTAattgtatttgatatggactcttgagttgatctagaccgttagatcttcataaaatctaacggtgcaaattttctcttttttagattaacgtgggaatttctagactctctcggcgaacgtggtggcttctttcgACTTCTTTTAACCTTcttttattaatataatagatactccctccatcctcaagaatggagggagtatatgcgATTACAATTTTTTTGACAATATATGCTATTTCAATTAATCGTAGTATGTAGCTacgcatcttcttcttcttccgtcCCAGCCGGTGGCCCTTGCCACCGTCCCGCCCGCCCACCAACCCTCGCCTCCGGCCTACCGTCTACCCACCCTTCCCAACCTTCTTCTCGCTCCCACTGTCGGCCACCACTCATCGGATATCTAACCCCGTACGGTCGGCGGCGCTTCCTCCCACCTCGCCTCGCCTTTGCCGTCGGCAGAACCGCCATTAccacaggccgccgccgccctccttctTTTTAGGTCCAGTGGCCATTGAAGCCTTAGAAACCTGAAACCCTAAGCACCGCCGTCTATGGCTGGGCaaaatacccgaaacccgaagcccgaacccgaaaaacccgagcccgaacccgaaaaatccgaacccgaaaaacccgaaccccaATTCGGGTTCTAACCCACGGTACTcgaaattattacgggtagttcgggtattgggctacggtacccgaattacccgaactacccgaaatcAGCCCAACCCAAATATGTTTACAGATTTGAGCCCAGCCCACAAGGCATGTTAACCCTAATCTAACACCCAGCCCCACGCCACGCACCCACCACCCCtcccccaaccccaaccccaGCCGCCACTGCCACCGCCCAGTCTACCCACCGCGCCATTGCCACCCCAATCCCCAGCACTGCCCGCTGCCAATccgccaccgcgccaccgccgccgcgccagggCCTTCCCGGCGCCCACGCTGCGGGCCGTCCTagcgcccacgcccacgccgccACGGGCTGTCTCGGCGGCACCAGAACCTTCCTCCTCGGGGAGCGTCGAGTTTCGGCCGTCGGAGTCTCGGAGATGACCCCCGGCGAGGCGTGGCACCTCCGGTCGtgcctcgccggcgacctcggcCGCGTTCGCGCGCTCCTCTCCCCCCAAGGCGGCGAGGCCCTTCTCCTCTCCGCTTTCTCCTCCAACAGGGCGCCACACCGCCGCGTCCGGTCgtgcctcgccggcgagctcggccgcgTCCGCGCGCTCCTCTCCCCCCAAGGCGGCGAGGCCTCTTCTCCTCTCCGCCTTCTCCTCCAACAGGGcaccacaccgccgccgccagtgcCTCAGCCCGGCGGCACTGCTATCAGGCCATCAAGAGCAATTCGggtaaacccgaacccgaacccgaaatgtcgggtacccgaaatgtcgggtacccgaaatgtcgggttttGATTTTTGTTAGCAAATTTCGGGTTCCAGTTTCCAAAACCCGAATTTTCAAAAACCCGAAAAATCtgacccgaaattttcgggtaacccgaacgcCCAGCCATACCGCCGTCTTGACCACCACCTCGGCCGCCGGTGACCTTGCTTGCGGCCGTTCCCCTACCTCTCGCCAGCAGCCGCTCCAGCCCCTCTCCTCTACCCGCTCCACCTCTCACCCTCGTCGTCGCACACGAAAGCACAACATCGCACGCAGTAACATACATGCACGGTGAATAGAATTTCCGCGGCGAGCCAGAGCCTGGAGCATCACGCCAGGCGCGCGGTCGCCATCACGGGTGATAAGCACGCGTGATCAGCAGACAAGCCGGGATGTGTTGCCGAGCCGGGGGTTGAATGCGCCGCATGGATAGCTCTATCTTGTTCTCTAGGATTGAAGGGTACACATGGAGAACACAGTGTTCACGGTTGATTTCTTTGCGTTCTATCAGTCGATCGCCCGAGTCTCGAGATcgatttctttctttcttttaaaaAGGGAGAGCTTGGTCTACCTGCCTTCGATGCTCACGTCCTAGGGTAGCATCCTAGCATGGCCTAAGCCTAGTCTCAATAGGAGTTTCATGAAAAATTTTATGATATTAAATACCATCACTTTTGCTGACATGGTAAGGAGAGAAGGCTAGAGTTTCatgagatgtgaggagagtttcatcaccatgaaattcatctggcacagttacctagtGTAACGGTGTtcatgaaactcccactgagaccgTCCTAACTGATATGGTGGTATGGCTCATTCTCTGTAACTGCCTGCGTGTGCTTTGAGGCCAGCAGAACCAGACAATGTTCGTAAACGTGGGTGAAAGGTTTGAACCTAAATGGGAGTGTCCTCTAAATCCTTTTCTAAGTCAGAACATCAGTTGTACAATCTAGGAAAGCCTTGTTCAGTAGTACGCGGATACTTCATCCATCACGAAAGAATGCAACTCCCACTTTCCCAGGAGTTAAACGATTTCAAATTtaactaaatatatataaaagaaTATTATTTGATCATAAGATTAATCATGTTATTAgtgctttcaaaaaaagaatATTAATATTTGTTACAAAATAAGTATCATAAGAGTAATCATGTTAGTAATGTTtataaaatttgatcaaacttaaaatTATTTAACGTTTCAAAAAGCGAAAGTTGCATTGTTTTGAAAGCGAAGGAAGTAGCACTTTTATCTTAATCGTTTTTTTAGGGTCAAAGTGAGGGGAGAGAATCGTTTTTTTGATATTTGAGTCCTGAAACACATGCAACTGAAGAGCTGAAGTTGCTGAAGCTGTTTGTTAGCACTCTGgcctgaaagaaagaaaaaaatgatccACCCTCTTTTTCACTGTTTGCGCTTGGTACGTGCATATATGTCACGGGGCCTttattcccaaaaattttcatctcGAAATTTgtgtctttctctttgtacacatacatggagcactaaatgtaattaaacaacaaaattaattacacagtttagatgtatacgacgagacgaatcttttgaacctaattagtgcatgattagccataaatactatagtaacccacatgtgctaatgatacgGTCAAAGgcttcaaaagattcgtctcgcggttttcaAGTgaattctgaaattagttttttaattagtatccgaaaaaccctcccgagaCATCTGGTTGACGTGacacccaaaaaaaatttcctttGGGAACTAAAGGGCCGCTCAGTGATTGCCTAGGTGAAGGTGCTGCCCATCCACCAGTGCGAGGTGGAAAAGAAATAGACAAAAGTTCCGCGCaaaagaggagaccccctcaaTAAAAACGAATCGACACGCGAACCACGACGTGAAAGCGACCGCTCAAAACGATTTCTCCAGCCGCCCGGTAAAGCCAGTCCTTTCCATCCCTCGTTAtcttgatctctctctctcttcaccCTTCACTCATCAGGCAGGGCAGGGCGCTGCGGCACACCCTCTCGCTCGCCTCTCCCGGGGAGCCTCTCGCCTCTCCCAGCCCCGAGCTTTCCCCTGCATTCCTCGCCACATCGACGCAGGCGCCAAAAATAAACGCCACGCCGCGGCCACTACGTGGCGAGGGGGCTCCGCGCGTCGCCCCACCTCCTCTAGCTAGCTATAGCCATAGCCTCCCCCGCTACGTCGATGGAGGTTGCCgaggcggccgcgccggcgcccgacGAGGGCGCGCTGgacgagcgcggcgcggcgctgcaTCTCCCCAGGCTGCTGGCCGGCGTCGTCTCCGGCGCCCTCACCGGCATCTTCGCTCTCGGTACTACTCGCGCTTCTCCACCTGCTCTgcttcttccttctctctcgCGCACCAGCGTCTCGCTCCGTGCTCTGTTGGTTGCCCTCCCTGTCCTGAGGTCGGTGTGTCCCTTTTGTTTCCGGCGCGCGGCGTGTACGTGAAGCTGGAGCCTTGACCGGAGCCGTCACCGGCGCCGTCGCGGGGAGAGCTTCGGACAGCGGCGTCCTCCGGGGAGCCGGGCTGGGGGCGTTCGCCGGAGCTGTCCTCTCCATCGAG
This window of the Panicum virgatum strain AP13 chromosome 1K, P.virgatum_v5, whole genome shotgun sequence genome carries:
- the LOC120656217 gene encoding acanthoscurrin-2-like; this encodes MATARLAAAGLRHWRRRCGALLEEKAERRRGLAALGGEERADAAELAGEARPDAAVWRPVGGESGEEKGLAALGGEERANAAEVAGEARPEVPRLAGGHLRDSDGRNSTLPEEEGSGAAETARGGVGVGARTARSVGAGKALARRRWRGGGLAAGSAGDWGGNGAVGRLGGGSGGWGWGWGRGGGCVAWGWVLD